One part of the Streptomyces nigra genome encodes these proteins:
- the glgX gene encoding glycogen debranching protein GlgX — MQVWPGEAYPLGATYDGAGTNFAVFTEAADRVELCLLHDDGSETAVELRESDAFVRHAYVPGVMPGQRYGFRVHGPYAPERGLRCNSAKLLLDPYAKAVSGSVRWGEEVYGYHFGEPDRRNDLDSAPHTMSSVVVNPYFDWGDDRRPRTEYHHTVIYEAHVKGLTMRHPGLPEELRGTYAGLAHPALIEHLTELGVTALELMPVHQFVNDHRLVDMGLNNYWGYNTIGFFAPHNAYASWGDRGQQVLEFKSAVRALHEAGIEVILDVVYNHTAEGNHLGPTLSFRGLDNPQYYRLTDDPRYYMDTTGTGNSLLMRSPHVLQLIMDSLRYWVTEMHVDGFRFDLAATLARQFHEVDRLSSFFDLVQQDPVVSQVKLIAEPWDVGEGGYQVGNFPPLWTEWNGKYRDTVRDLWRGEPRTLAEFASRLTGSSDLYQDDGRRPLASINFVTCHDGFTLHDLVSYNDKHNDANGEDNRDGESHNRSWNCGAEGETDDPDVPVLRARQMRNFIATLMLSQGVPMISHGDEFARTQHGNNNAYCQDSELSWVHWPQPGEEAEEGAGGSLSRDLHAFTRAMVAMRREHPVFRRRRFFHGRPVEGTHDDLSDIAWFTPEGKEMTQRDWDRAQASALTVFLNGNAISEPGPRGERIADDSFLLMFNASPKTLDFVVPVDHGRQWQVVVDTARPDGVPPGTGPKVQAGERLTLVDRSLTVLQRPV, encoded by the coding sequence ATGCAGGTCTGGCCTGGAGAGGCATATCCGCTCGGTGCCACGTACGACGGCGCCGGGACCAATTTCGCGGTCTTCACGGAGGCCGCGGACCGAGTAGAGCTGTGTCTGCTGCACGACGACGGCTCGGAGACGGCGGTGGAACTGCGGGAGAGCGACGCCTTCGTACGCCACGCGTACGTGCCGGGCGTCATGCCGGGGCAGCGGTACGGATTCCGGGTGCACGGCCCGTACGCCCCGGAGCGGGGGCTGCGCTGCAACTCCGCCAAGCTGCTCCTCGACCCGTACGCGAAGGCGGTCAGCGGCTCGGTCCGCTGGGGCGAGGAGGTCTACGGCTACCACTTCGGTGAACCCGACCGGCGCAACGACCTCGACTCGGCGCCGCACACGATGTCGTCCGTCGTGGTGAACCCGTACTTCGACTGGGGCGACGACCGGCGCCCGCGCACCGAATACCACCACACGGTGATCTACGAGGCCCATGTGAAGGGCCTGACGATGCGCCATCCGGGGCTGCCGGAGGAGCTGCGCGGCACCTACGCGGGCCTCGCGCACCCGGCGCTGATCGAGCACCTGACCGAGCTGGGCGTGACGGCGCTGGAGCTGATGCCGGTCCACCAGTTCGTGAACGACCACCGGCTGGTCGACATGGGCCTGAACAACTACTGGGGCTACAACACGATCGGTTTCTTCGCCCCGCACAACGCGTACGCCTCCTGGGGCGACCGCGGCCAGCAGGTCCTGGAGTTCAAGTCGGCGGTGCGGGCGCTGCACGAGGCCGGTATCGAGGTCATCCTCGACGTCGTCTACAACCACACGGCCGAGGGGAACCACCTCGGGCCGACGCTGTCGTTCCGGGGCCTGGACAACCCGCAGTACTACCGGCTGACGGACGACCCCCGGTACTACATGGACACCACCGGCACCGGGAACTCACTGCTCATGCGGTCCCCGCACGTGCTGCAGCTGATCATGGACTCGCTGCGGTACTGGGTCACCGAGATGCACGTCGACGGCTTCCGCTTCGACCTCGCGGCGACGCTCGCACGCCAGTTCCATGAGGTGGACCGGCTGTCGTCGTTCTTCGACCTGGTGCAGCAGGACCCGGTGGTCTCGCAGGTGAAGCTGATCGCGGAGCCGTGGGACGTCGGCGAGGGCGGCTACCAGGTGGGCAACTTCCCGCCGCTGTGGACCGAGTGGAACGGCAAGTACCGCGACACCGTGCGGGACCTGTGGCGGGGCGAGCCGCGCACGCTCGCCGAGTTCGCCTCCCGGCTGACCGGCTCCTCCGATCTGTACCAGGACGACGGGCGCCGCCCGCTGGCCTCGATCAACTTCGTGACCTGCCATGACGGCTTCACCCTGCACGACCTGGTGTCGTACAACGACAAGCACAACGACGCCAACGGCGAGGACAACCGGGACGGCGAGAGCCACAACCGCTCCTGGAACTGCGGCGCCGAGGGAGAGACCGACGACCCGGACGTGCCGGTGCTGCGCGCCCGCCAGATGCGCAACTTCATCGCCACGCTCATGCTGTCCCAGGGTGTGCCGATGATCAGCCACGGCGACGAGTTCGCCCGCACCCAGCACGGCAACAACAACGCGTACTGCCAGGACAGCGAGCTGTCGTGGGTGCACTGGCCGCAGCCCGGCGAGGAGGCGGAGGAGGGCGCGGGCGGGAGCCTCTCGCGGGACCTGCACGCCTTCACGCGCGCGATGGTGGCGATGCGCCGCGAGCACCCCGTCTTCCGCAGGCGGCGCTTCTTCCACGGGCGGCCCGTCGAGGGCACCCACGACGACCTGTCGGACATCGCCTGGTTCACCCCGGAGGGCAAGGAGATGACCCAGCGGGACTGGGACCGGGCGCAGGCGTCGGCGCTGACGGTGTTCCTCAACGGCAACGCCATCTCCGAGCCCGGACCGCGCGGGGAGCGGATCGCCGACGACTCGTTCCTGCTGATGTTCAACGCCTCGCCGAAGACGCTGGACTTCGTCGTGCCGGTCGACCACGGCCGGCAGTGGCAGGTGGTCGTGGACACGGCCCGCCCGGACGGGGTGCCACCGGGTACGGGGCCGAAGGTGCAGGCCGGGGAGCGGCTGACGCTGGTGGACCGCAGTCTGACGGTGCTGCAGCGGCCGGTGTAG
- a CDS encoding Tat pathway signal sequence domain protein has protein sequence MREIVRRHLGKVVAGTAIAVAGTAVMVGITLPGTAGAGERAGDTAGQTAAGERGAAGQAAGAVPPGVVEEAPDEGDAGVGDDPLTDDETERAAQLAASPQLRTAGENVAGDRGAQRLGVELAEPEGGETDRAGGPRRAEVTFYDYKTDALVTRTVDLDTGKVERTVTEHGVQPPLSRAEYAEAAKLLIAHPLGAGMKADYKDATGKALTSPDQLLLNGAVYRATSGGQPAALDKCGEHRCVRLFPKVKNGPWIDARSFVIDLSARQVARLDTR, from the coding sequence GTGCGCGAGATAGTGCGCCGCCACCTGGGGAAGGTGGTGGCCGGCACGGCCATCGCGGTGGCGGGGACCGCCGTGATGGTCGGGATCACCCTGCCGGGCACGGCGGGGGCCGGCGAACGGGCGGGAGACACCGCCGGGCAGACCGCGGCCGGTGAGCGGGGGGCCGCGGGCCAGGCGGCCGGCGCGGTGCCGCCGGGTGTCGTCGAGGAGGCGCCCGACGAGGGGGACGCGGGCGTCGGCGACGACCCGCTGACCGACGACGAGACCGAGCGTGCCGCCCAGCTCGCGGCGAGCCCGCAGCTGCGTACCGCCGGGGAGAACGTGGCCGGGGACCGCGGCGCCCAGCGCCTCGGCGTCGAGCTCGCCGAACCAGAGGGCGGCGAGACGGACCGCGCGGGCGGGCCGCGCCGGGCCGAGGTGACGTTCTACGACTACAAGACCGACGCGCTCGTCACCCGGACCGTCGACCTGGACACCGGCAAGGTGGAGCGGACCGTCACCGAGCACGGCGTCCAGCCGCCGCTGAGCCGGGCCGAGTACGCCGAGGCCGCGAAGCTGCTCATCGCCCATCCGCTGGGCGCGGGCATGAAGGCGGACTACAAGGACGCCACCGGCAAGGCGCTCACCTCGCCGGACCAGCTGCTGCTCAACGGCGCCGTGTACCGGGCCACGTCCGGCGGCCAGCCCGCCGCGCTCGACAAGTGCGGCGAGCACCGCTGCGTACGGCTGTTCCCGAAGGTGAAGAACGGGCCCTGGATCGACGCCCGGTCCTTCGTGATCGACCTCAGCGCCCGCCAGGTCGCCCGGCTCGACACGCGCTGA
- a CDS encoding copper amine oxidase, with protein MRANSSTSGSRPRRKVRARTTAAVGVSLAALAAGATTGAGTATAQPRDAAPAAADCSAAYRIEKKLSGGTTWRMCWRYDGKAGLVLEKISYQPKGETKPIRVLNSARLGQIHVPYDDGSVEYDDLTGFGFAQGLMPLKATECPGGTIKSVKVPEAWDPQNPNVKGLCTTTRARGHAYRMQGDTANKVYAAQGQDLLVYTVNQVGWYEYMTEWRFQDDGTVTMNVGATGSLSYDDYDAGDGRGWPIGKGNRAKATSHSHNVFWRLDFALDGSTKNRVEQYDSTVSAPASGDRAPRTKTSVTKVTKELTGDAKAYRWWRMVSATGKNKDGHARSYEIVPGVSTKYPGRSYTKHDLYVTEYDKCEKFATHNPGCGNGHPKSVDKWVGGQTLKHPITWMNVGFHHIARDEDQQPMPVHWQGFSIVPRDVTAMNPLTPNELAWQNGHWQPRS; from the coding sequence ATGCGTGCAAACAGCTCGACCAGCGGTTCCCGCCCGAGGAGAAAGGTCCGGGCCCGCACCACCGCCGCCGTCGGCGTGTCCCTGGCCGCCCTGGCCGCCGGCGCCACGACCGGCGCGGGCACCGCCACCGCCCAGCCGCGCGACGCGGCCCCGGCCGCCGCCGACTGCAGCGCCGCCTACCGCATAGAGAAGAAGCTCAGCGGCGGCACCACGTGGCGCATGTGCTGGCGCTACGACGGCAAGGCCGGTCTGGTCCTGGAGAAGATCTCCTACCAGCCCAAGGGCGAGACCAAGCCCATCCGGGTCCTCAACAGCGCCCGCCTCGGCCAGATCCACGTCCCGTACGACGACGGCAGCGTCGAGTACGACGACCTGACGGGCTTCGGCTTCGCCCAGGGGCTGATGCCGCTGAAGGCCACCGAGTGCCCGGGCGGCACCATCAAGTCCGTCAAGGTCCCCGAGGCCTGGGACCCGCAGAACCCGAACGTCAAGGGCCTGTGCACGACGACCCGCGCGCGGGGCCACGCCTACCGGATGCAGGGCGACACCGCGAACAAGGTCTACGCCGCGCAGGGCCAGGACCTGCTCGTGTACACCGTCAACCAGGTCGGCTGGTACGAGTACATGACCGAGTGGCGCTTCCAGGACGACGGCACGGTCACCATGAACGTCGGCGCCACCGGCAGCCTGTCGTACGACGACTACGACGCCGGTGACGGCCGCGGCTGGCCCATCGGCAAGGGGAACCGGGCCAAGGCCACCAGCCACAGCCACAACGTCTTCTGGCGCCTGGACTTCGCCCTGGACGGCTCCACCAAGAACCGTGTCGAGCAGTACGACTCGACGGTGAGCGCGCCCGCCTCCGGCGACCGCGCGCCGCGGACCAAGACCAGTGTCACCAAGGTCACCAAGGAGCTCACCGGCGACGCCAAGGCGTACCGCTGGTGGCGGATGGTCAGCGCGACCGGCAAGAACAAGGACGGCCACGCCCGGTCGTACGAGATCGTCCCCGGCGTCAGCACCAAGTACCCGGGCCGCAGCTACACCAAGCACGACCTGTACGTCACCGAGTACGACAAGTGCGAGAAGTTCGCGACCCACAACCCCGGTTGCGGCAACGGGCACCCCAAGTCAGTGGACAAGTGGGTGGGCGGGCAGACCCTCAAGCACCCGATCACCTGGATGAACGTCGGCTTCCACCACATCGCCCGCGATGAGGACCAGCAGCCGATGCCGGTCCACTGGCAGGGATTCTCCATCGTCCCGCGCGATGTGACGGCCATGAACCCGCTCACGCCGAACGAGCTGGCATGGCAGAACGGCCACTGGCAGCCGCGCAGTTGA
- a CDS encoding SAV2148 family HEPN domain-containing protein translates to MGSGGLELPPGDEGHEGNSPDVPPGTVSLARPMETTSIGPELDWDPEAWREVRTRAQRAGRAYIWLNLVEQRLRAVVAAVLRPVYEPVHGDDWVVAAAGPAGQEWVQRAVAVREVSRRKGYLLDPADDNVLSFLTLPQLRELMVQHWPCFEPYLDDRREVELALDELEVTRNVVSRNRALSEAVLNQAERASARLLEALGTGGDVPSARRLPIDAVEDLVGDRYSDVVAVHSDRVRLLRRFPAEDIFGGARRLDAIGIGLNLLVQNFSGRRLVRLAEAGCRVRLLFLNPASSAVKRRERELGIKRGELSRAVEMNILHMRRVRSRLRDPGAFEIQVFDETPRFTAYLVDGDGADGIAVVQNYLRRTRGMEAPVLVLRNGSRVVKSDEVEEGGLFPTYREEFEVMWADSRPVS, encoded by the coding sequence GTGGGCTCGGGAGGGCTGGAGTTGCCCCCTGGTGACGAGGGTCACGAGGGGAACTCCCCAGACGTCCCGCCCGGCACGGTGTCCCTGGCCCGGCCGATGGAGACCACGTCCATCGGTCCGGAGCTGGACTGGGACCCCGAGGCCTGGCGGGAGGTCCGTACCCGCGCCCAGCGGGCCGGGCGGGCCTACATCTGGCTGAACCTCGTCGAGCAGCGGCTGCGTGCCGTCGTGGCCGCCGTGCTGCGGCCCGTCTACGAACCCGTCCACGGGGACGACTGGGTGGTGGCCGCCGCAGGTCCGGCCGGTCAGGAGTGGGTCCAGCGCGCGGTCGCCGTCCGCGAGGTCAGCCGCCGCAAGGGGTATCTGCTCGACCCGGCCGACGACAACGTCCTCAGTTTCCTCACGCTGCCCCAGCTGCGCGAGCTGATGGTGCAGCACTGGCCGTGCTTCGAGCCCTATCTCGACGACCGTCGGGAGGTCGAACTCGCCCTGGACGAACTCGAGGTGACCCGGAACGTGGTCTCGCGCAACCGCGCCCTGTCCGAGGCGGTCCTCAACCAGGCCGAGCGGGCCTCCGCCCGCCTCCTGGAGGCCCTCGGCACCGGCGGTGACGTGCCGTCGGCCCGCCGGCTGCCGATCGACGCCGTCGAGGACCTGGTCGGCGACCGGTACTCCGACGTCGTCGCCGTGCACTCCGACCGGGTGCGGCTGCTGCGCCGGTTCCCCGCCGAGGACATCTTCGGCGGCGCGCGCCGGCTCGACGCCATCGGCATCGGCCTGAACCTGCTGGTGCAGAACTTCTCCGGGCGGCGGCTGGTCCGGCTCGCGGAGGCGGGCTGCCGGGTGCGGCTGCTGTTCCTCAACCCGGCCTCCAGCGCGGTCAAGCGGCGTGAGCGGGAACTGGGCATCAAGCGGGGCGAGCTGAGCCGCGCGGTGGAGATGAACATCCTGCACATGCGGCGGGTGCGGTCGCGGCTGCGGGACCCGGGCGCCTTCGAGATCCAGGTCTTCGACGAGACGCCCCGCTTCACGGCCTACCTCGTGGACGGCGACGGCGCCGACGGCATCGCGGTCGTCCAGAACTATCTGCGGCGCACCCGGGGCATGGAGGCGCCGGTGCTGGTCCTGCGCAACGGCAGCAGGGTCGTGAAGTCGGACGAGGTCGAGGAGGGCGGGCTCTTCCCCACCTATCGCGAGGAGTTCGAGGTCATGTGGGCGGATTCGCGCCCCGTGTCCTGA
- a CDS encoding 3'-5' exonuclease gives MGWHRELLIGFDLETTGTDPREARIVTGAVVEVRDGLVLGHRQWLADPGVPIPAEAVAVHGVSNERAAAEGRPADQVADAIADVLVSYWKSGVPVVAYNAAFDLSLLSAELRRHGLPSLRERLGGLDPAPVVDPYTIDRRVDRYRRGKRNLEAVCREYGVELDSAHDAFADALAAARLAGAIAARHPKIASVGPAELHRRQIEWYAEWAADFQTFLRAKGDPAAVGDGTWPVRDPEPPVPGPAVVGRSVPGEVQIPADRA, from the coding sequence ATGGGGTGGCACCGTGAGCTGCTGATCGGCTTCGACCTGGAGACGACCGGGACCGATCCGCGCGAGGCGCGCATCGTCACCGGCGCCGTCGTCGAGGTCAGGGACGGGCTGGTCCTCGGCCACCGGCAGTGGCTGGCCGACCCGGGCGTCCCGATCCCCGCCGAGGCCGTCGCCGTCCACGGTGTCAGCAACGAACGCGCGGCCGCCGAGGGCCGCCCCGCCGACCAGGTCGCCGACGCCATCGCCGACGTCCTGGTGTCGTACTGGAAGTCGGGCGTCCCGGTCGTCGCCTACAACGCGGCCTTCGATCTGAGCCTGCTCTCCGCCGAGCTGCGCCGGCACGGTCTGCCGTCCCTGCGCGAGCGCCTCGGCGGCCTCGACCCGGCCCCCGTCGTCGACCCGTACACGATCGACCGCCGGGTCGACCGCTACCGCCGGGGCAAGCGCAACCTCGAAGCGGTCTGCCGGGAGTACGGAGTGGAGCTCGACTCCGCCCACGACGCCTTCGCCGACGCCCTCGCCGCGGCCCGCCTGGCAGGCGCGATAGCCGCCCGCCACCCCAAGATCGCCTCCGTCGGCCCGGCCGAGCTGCACCGCCGCCAGATCGAGTGGTACGCCGAGTGGGCGGCGGACTTCCAGACCTTCCTGCGCGCCAAGGGCGACCCGGCGGCGGTCGGCGACGGCACCTGGCCGGTCCGCGACCCCGAACCCCCCGTGCCGGGACCGGCGGTGGTCGGCCGGTCGGTACCGGGCGAGGTCCAGATCCCGGCGGACCGGGCCTGA
- a CDS encoding aminoglycoside phosphotransferase family protein, whose protein sequence is MDEARAREVLAAAEVLPAPAGDARLLSLGENAVFAAGGLVVKVGRDAELLERARRELRIALWLADAGVPAVRAAEPEALLVDGHPVTVWHRLPDAVRPAEPRDLAALLRIVHALPAPPFALPPRELLGGVERWLRLAGDAIDPADAAYLHERRDGFAEAAARLTPRLTPGPIHGDALPRNVHAGPDGPVLVDLETFSADLREHDLVVMALSRDRYGLPAASYEEFTDTYGWDVREWDGCAVLRGARETASCAWVAQHAPSNPKALEEFRRRVASLRDGDETVRWYPF, encoded by the coding sequence ATGGACGAGGCACGGGCGCGCGAGGTACTGGCGGCGGCGGAGGTCCTGCCCGCCCCGGCCGGGGACGCGCGGCTGCTGTCCCTCGGGGAGAACGCGGTGTTCGCCGCCGGCGGCCTGGTCGTCAAGGTCGGCCGGGACGCCGAACTGCTGGAGCGGGCCCGCCGCGAGCTGCGGATCGCGCTGTGGCTGGCGGACGCCGGGGTCCCGGCCGTCCGGGCCGCCGAACCGGAGGCCCTGCTGGTGGACGGGCACCCGGTGACCGTGTGGCACCGCCTGCCGGACGCGGTACGCCCCGCCGAACCCCGTGACCTGGCCGCGCTGCTGCGGATCGTGCACGCCCTGCCCGCGCCGCCGTTCGCGCTGCCGCCCCGTGAGCTGCTGGGCGGGGTGGAGCGCTGGCTGCGGCTGGCGGGCGACGCGATCGACCCGGCGGACGCCGCGTATCTGCATGAGCGCAGGGACGGCTTCGCCGAGGCCGCGGCGCGCCTGACGCCCCGTCTGACACCGGGCCCCATCCACGGCGACGCCCTCCCCCGCAATGTGCACGCCGGCCCGGACGGACCGGTCCTGGTCGACCTGGAGACCTTCTCCGCCGATCTGCGCGAGCACGACCTGGTGGTCATGGCCCTGTCCCGGGACCGGTACGGGCTGCCCGCGGCGTCCTACGAGGAGTTCACGGACACGTACGGCTGGGACGTGCGCGAGTGGGACGGCTGCGCGGTGCTCCGCGGCGCCCGCGAGACGGCGAGCTGCGCCTGGGTGGCGCAGCACGCCCCGAGCAACCCGAAGGCGCTGGAGGAGTTCCGGCGCCGGGTGGCGTCACTGCGGGACGGGGACGAGACGGTGCGGTGGTATCCGTTCTGA
- a CDS encoding carbohydrate ABC transporter permease, which translates to MTSVTQAERPAARVPRPGRDRRVTDRGAWFLVLPALLPILILSVGPLLYGILLSFTDAQSGRTAAARWIGGLNFQDLLHDTLFWESFRIGLVWAVGVTVPQFLLALGLALLLNQDLRLRWLARALAIVPWAMPEVVVGVMWRLVYAPDAGVLNETLRDLGLGDGRDWLSGLGTALPAVIVVGVWAGMPTTTVALLAGLQNTPRELHEAAAVDGAGAWRRFRTVTWPALRPVALSITALNLIWNFNSFALVYVLTSGGPGGRTRLPMLFAYEEAFRYGQFGYAAAMGCVMVAAISVLLAVFLAGRLRGGDTA; encoded by the coding sequence GTGACCTCGGTGACCCAAGCCGAGAGGCCGGCCGCCCGTGTGCCCCGCCCCGGCCGGGACCGGCGCGTCACGGACCGCGGGGCCTGGTTCCTGGTGCTGCCCGCGCTGCTGCCCATCCTGATCCTCAGCGTCGGCCCGCTGCTCTACGGCATCCTGCTGTCCTTCACCGACGCCCAGTCCGGACGCACCGCGGCCGCCCGGTGGATCGGCGGGCTCAACTTCCAGGACCTGCTGCACGACACGCTGTTCTGGGAGTCGTTCCGCATCGGCCTGGTCTGGGCGGTCGGCGTCACCGTGCCGCAGTTCCTGCTGGCCCTCGGCCTCGCCCTGCTGCTCAACCAGGACCTGCGGCTGCGCTGGCTGGCCCGTGCCCTCGCGATCGTCCCGTGGGCCATGCCCGAGGTCGTCGTCGGCGTCATGTGGCGGCTGGTCTATGCCCCCGACGCCGGTGTCCTCAACGAGACCCTGCGCGATCTCGGCCTCGGCGACGGCCGTGACTGGCTGAGCGGCCTCGGCACGGCCCTGCCCGCCGTGATCGTGGTCGGCGTCTGGGCCGGGATGCCCACCACCACGGTCGCCCTGCTCGCCGGACTGCAGAACACCCCGCGCGAACTGCACGAGGCCGCCGCCGTGGACGGCGCCGGCGCCTGGCGCCGCTTCCGCACGGTCACCTGGCCCGCGCTGAGACCCGTGGCCCTGTCCATCACCGCGCTCAACCTGATCTGGAACTTCAACTCCTTCGCCCTGGTCTACGTGCTGACCAGCGGCGGCCCGGGCGGCCGCACCCGGCTGCCGATGCTCTTCGCCTACGAAGAGGCGTTCCGCTACGGGCAGTTCGGCTACGCGGCGGCGATGGGATGTGTGATGGTCGCGGCGATCTCGGTCCTGCTCGCGGTGTTCCTGGCCGGCCGGCTGCGGGGCGGTGACACGGCATGA
- a CDS encoding carbohydrate ABC transporter permease: MRTSRTGRAGQYAALLAYLVFLAFPFLWLVSTAFKPPRELASLHPTWIPEDPTLANFRQAFDEQPLLDAALNSLAAALGTAVVAVLLATPMAYVMARRRTRLARAATGWVVVSQAFPLVLVIIPLFLVLKNLRLIDSMTGLVMVYVVWALPFALWMLVGYVRAVPRELEEAAAVDGAGRLRTLVSVTAPLLAPGLVATALFAFVTAWNEFFFALVLLKTPEKQTLPVVLTHFIGAEGVVDLGPLAAAAFLATLPSLVVFALIQRRITGGMLTGAVKS; encoded by the coding sequence ATGAGGACCAGCCGGACCGGCCGCGCCGGTCAGTACGCAGCCCTGCTCGCCTATCTCGTCTTCCTGGCCTTCCCGTTCCTGTGGCTGGTCTCCACCGCCTTCAAGCCCCCGCGCGAACTGGCCAGTCTGCACCCCACCTGGATCCCCGAGGACCCCACGCTCGCCAACTTCCGTCAGGCCTTCGACGAGCAGCCCCTCCTGGACGCCGCCCTGAACTCCCTGGCCGCCGCGCTCGGCACCGCCGTGGTCGCCGTGCTCCTCGCCACCCCGATGGCGTACGTCATGGCCCGCCGGCGGACCCGGCTGGCGCGGGCCGCGACCGGCTGGGTGGTCGTCAGCCAGGCGTTCCCGCTGGTCCTGGTGATCATCCCGCTGTTCCTGGTGCTGAAGAACCTGCGGCTGATCGACTCGATGACGGGGCTGGTCATGGTCTATGTGGTGTGGGCGTTGCCGTTCGCGCTGTGGATGCTCGTGGGGTACGTCCGCGCGGTGCCGCGCGAGCTGGAGGAGGCCGCGGCCGTCGACGGGGCCGGACGACTGCGCACCCTCGTCTCGGTGACCGCGCCGCTGCTCGCGCCCGGTCTGGTGGCGACGGCCCTGTTCGCGTTCGTCACCGCGTGGAACGAGTTCTTCTTCGCCCTGGTGCTGCTGAAGACCCCGGAGAAGCAGACGCTCCCCGTCGTCCTCACCCACTTCATCGGCGCCGAGGGCGTCGTGGACCTCGGACCGCTGGCCGCCGCCGCGTTCCTCGCGACGCTGCCGTCCCTGGTGGTGTTCGCGCTCATCCAGCGCCGGATCACGGGCGGCATGCTCACCGGGGCGGTGAAGAGCTGA
- a CDS encoding ABC transporter substrate-binding protein yields MRGRLLWVLVLVLLAAGCGGDTDPGGPVTLRFQSLAWQEESVRVNKELVAEWNATHSDVKVEYVQGSWDSVHDQLLTSFEGGEAPDVIHDASDDLADFAYGGYLADLTGLLPERLTRDIPRHSWETTTFGDGVYGVPFLQEPRVLIANATWLDKSGVRIPTPEHPWTWREFREITDRLSGDGRYGVAWPLKEPVSVSLNLSLSAGGQLFHRGADGKVTVRFEEGDAVMPRTVHDQIATDRSAAPSTLGSGGSDTLPGFFGGRYAMVPLGFSYRQQIVQQAPEGFDWRVLPAPAGADGLTQGVSPQTLSIAQDSPHQREAAQFIDFVLRPKNMVRLALGDWMLPTGTEALKDPALHTDEHDWATGTALAGRLRPAPAQSVRGYPEFKDKVATPAFQEYYSGAIGLSELRTRLERDGNLVLARYQR; encoded by the coding sequence ATGCGTGGACGTCTGCTGTGGGTGCTCGTCCTGGTCCTGCTGGCCGCCGGCTGCGGCGGCGACACCGACCCGGGCGGCCCCGTCACCCTGCGCTTCCAGTCACTGGCCTGGCAGGAGGAGTCGGTCCGGGTCAACAAGGAGCTGGTGGCCGAGTGGAACGCCACCCACTCCGATGTCAAGGTCGAGTACGTCCAGGGCAGTTGGGACAGCGTCCACGACCAGCTCCTCACCTCCTTCGAGGGCGGTGAGGCACCGGACGTCATCCACGACGCCTCCGACGACCTGGCCGACTTCGCCTACGGCGGTTACCTCGCCGACCTGACCGGCCTGCTGCCCGAACGGCTCACCCGGGACATCCCGCGGCACAGCTGGGAGACGACGACCTTCGGGGACGGCGTCTACGGCGTGCCGTTCCTCCAGGAACCGCGCGTGCTCATCGCCAACGCCACCTGGCTCGACAAGTCGGGCGTGCGCATCCCCACCCCCGAACACCCGTGGACCTGGCGGGAGTTCCGCGAGATCACCGACCGGCTGAGCGGCGACGGCCGGTACGGGGTCGCCTGGCCGCTCAAGGAACCCGTCTCCGTCAGCCTCAACCTGTCGCTGTCGGCCGGCGGGCAGCTCTTCCACCGGGGCGCCGACGGCAAGGTGACCGTGCGGTTCGAGGAGGGCGACGCGGTGATGCCGCGCACCGTCCACGACCAGATCGCCACCGACCGCAGCGCCGCCCCGTCCACCCTGGGCAGCGGCGGCTCCGACACCCTGCCCGGCTTCTTCGGCGGCCGCTACGCGATGGTCCCGCTGGGCTTCTCCTACCGGCAGCAGATCGTGCAGCAGGCGCCCGAGGGCTTCGACTGGCGGGTGCTGCCCGCCCCGGCCGGCGCCGACGGCCTCACCCAGGGCGTCAGCCCGCAGACCCTGTCCATCGCCCAGGACAGCCCCCATCAGCGGGAGGCCGCCCAGTTCATCGACTTTGTGCTGCGGCCGAAGAACATGGTGCGCCTCGCGCTCGGCGACTGGATGCTGCCCACCGGCACCGAGGCCCTGAAGGACCCGGCCCTGCACACCGACGAGCACGACTGGGCCACCGGCACCGCCCTCGCCGGCCGGCTCCGCCCGGCACCCGCGCAATCCGTGCGCGGCTACCCCGAGTTCAAGGACAAGGTCGCCACCCCGGCCTTCCAGGAGTACTACAGCGGCGCCATCGGTCTGTCCGAGCTGCGGACCCGCCTGGAACGGGACGGCAACCTGGTGCTCGCCCGCTACCAGCGCTGA